From the genome of Xiphophorus couchianus chromosome 6, X_couchianus-1.0, whole genome shotgun sequence, one region includes:
- the LOC114147243 gene encoding vasorin, translated as MVLRWTLLMLALLLKTGPVHGCNCPAATVLSQFPSEVPADACCLNFSGSAFNHVRWSVFTNGTNVQTLDLSNCNISLIIVSGKQASSLRRVFLDGNQLRELPEHFLADQPCLTELDLSQNQLQEIPKGFLQDSDRLQRLDLQGNQLRSLPGDLFQIPSLHELGLDGNRWECSCLFLEGLEASRQANRTARLEDLMGNLTCFFPRHLAGRTVWSLRISDVCRLAGLTALFIVLPLLILSALLLCWCCGRKKKKKETLTFSSSKKRAPNFGCSNHKHHNRQQDPGAEPSRAADCRTEGILKNQLLLRPASGLLGSTRDIYEEVEIKLSSAESLPGSSEGRQGPQEPDRASKMELDTVSVTEVMKDSADREKVYLTQSTEYYSLVPGIELEDSDHGEYENINLS; from the coding sequence ATGGTTCTCCGCTGGACTCTCCTGATGTTGGCCTTGCTGTTGAAGACCGGTCCGGTTCATGGATGCAATTGTCCAGCAGCTACCGTCTTGTCCCAGTTTCCCTCTGAGGTTCCCGCTGATGCCTGCTGCTTGAACTTCTCTGGCTCTGCCTTCAATCATGTGCGCTGGTCTGTGTTTACCAACGGCACCAACGTACAAACTCTGGATCTCTCCAACTGCAACATTAGCCTTATTATTGTCAGCGGAAAGCAGGCCTCTTCACTGCGGAGAGTTTTCCTTGATGGGAACCAACTGAGAGAGTTGCCAGAGCACTTCCTGGCGGACCAGCCCTGTCTGACTGAGCTGGACCTGAGTCAGAACCAACTCCAGGAGATTCCCAAAGGCTTCCTTCAGGACTCTGATCGCCTCCAGAGGCTGGACCTGCAGGGGAACCAGCTGCGCTCCCTCCCTGGTGATTTATTCCAGATTCCCAGTCTTCATGAACTGGGGCTGGATGGGAACCGGTGGGAATGCTCCTGTTTGTTCCTGGAAGGGTTGGAGGCCAGCAGGCAGGCCAACAGGACGGCCCGGCTGGAGGATCTCATGGGGAACCTGACATGCTTCTTTCCTCGACACCTCGCCGGCAGAACGGTGTGGTCGCTACGCATCAGCGACGTCTGTCGCCTGGCCGGCCTTACGGCGCTCTTCATCGTCCTGCCTCTCCTCATTCTTTCCGCCTTGCTGCTCTGCTGGTgctgtgggaggaagaagaagaaaaaggaaactctCACTTTCAGCTCCTCCAAAAAGAGGGCCCCCAACTTTGGCTGCAGCAACCACAAGCACCACAACAGGCAGCAGGATCCAGGAGCCGAGCCGAGCAGAGCTGCCGACTGCAGGACGGAGGGGATCCTGAAGAACCAGCTGCTGCTCCGCCCGGCTTCGGGTCTCCTGGGCAGCACCAGGGACATCTACGAGGAGGTGGAGATCAAGCTGAGCTCAGCAGAGTCTCTTCCCGGCTCCTCGGAGGGGAGGCAGGGTCCCCAGGAGCCCGACAGGGCCAGCAAGATGGAGCTGGACACGGTCAGCGTGACAGAAGTGATGAAAGACTCGGCGGACAGAGAAAAGGTCTATCTGACTCAGTCCACTGAGTACTACAGCCTGGTGCCGGGCATCGAGCTGGAAGACTCGGACCACGGGGAATATGAGAACATAAACCTGTCATGA